Proteins encoded by one window of Cloeon dipterum chromosome 2, ieCloDipt1.1, whole genome shotgun sequence:
- the Nf1 gene encoding neurofibromin isoform X2, whose product MATQKPVEWVSSLIIRFEEQLPCRTGPLTTHSRVNMDQNKRCLIEISRHRFSLVISGLTKILQRVNELCLISGPRPHGPDYERNLNESLLIVLDTLEQCLSGQPKDTARFDENMNVKLLLREICQFIGNDPIHEAANCVNVKNLASKVLFALSLNFFNAVFNRISARLQELSACNDENPDYSDLELIQHINVDAVRLAKLLSETNAKFRLLKKSAHLVLINSLEKAIWNWMDTYPQEFAELQKNPNEDLSKNCEVLFDILDGFADNKKGRAAVWPLQIVLLLLSPKVLEEIMNADSGAPCSPRHSKKKQFIDVVKRAVGSHGASKQQTEAAAVTCVKLCKASTYINNIFDSNHTAFVLVQSIINDLKTLLFSPPKQFSRGQTFMAHDIDLMIDCFVSCFRIKPHNNEALKVCLNPNSPPTYHLVLVSSLFRIITQPRLPWWPQIDLVYNKSSELRSMFTDTLNKVTQGCISSTPLRMIQSLALKGPGNSKFREKGEEVPSYKNLLLWMVRLIHADPMLMLNNQGKAGHEIQSSTLELINGLVSLVHQPTMPDVAQEAMEALLVLHHPDKIEMWNPEAPINTFWDVSSQVLFSISQKLIQHQIMNYSDILKWLREILVCRNAFLLRHKDYAHVGSHIAICKQAQIKLEVVFFMYLWSIDLEAVVVAMSCFALLCEEADVRCGTDEGAAATTLLPNYTVYQELAAASTLLTTGRAALQKQIMALLRKIEHCVNGVQPAWEETFRNWEASTRLLTSYPKTKLDESQVEAFHRAMGKRRASHHNSEHELEDQINEWANMTGFLCALGGVCLQRKSSSRPALSASSSTSSVSGSSEGRKVSVLPPGGQDVQYCPVTQFVGQLLRLLVCSNEKFGAQIQKHVKELVGHDMHPALYPILFDQIKSIVEKFFDSQGQVVESDVNTQFIEHTIFIMKNVLESKTDQPSEHLGATSIEGMMLAIVRYVRHLNMTVHAIHIKTKLCQLVEVMMKRRDDLAFRQEMKFRNKLVEYLTDWVMGTSHQIQPPSSGDVSIMTRDLDQACMEAVAALLRGLPLQPEESDRGDLMEAKSQLFLKYFTLFMNLMNDCNEAQELEKDMSRQRMSAGKLNTLRNVTIQAMSNLLSANIDSGLMHSIDLGYNRDLQTRAAFMEVLTKILQQGTEFDTLAETVLADRFEQLVQLVTMISDKGELPIAMALANVVTTSQMDELAKVLVTLFDAKHLLSPLLWNMFYREVEVSDCMQTLFRGNSLGSKIMAFCFKIYGASYLQCLLEPLIQPLLDEPGTSFEVDPARLDPTEDIEKNRYNLRTLTQRVFDAIVSSADKFPSQLRSMCHCLYQVLTKRFPLFQQNNIGAVGTVIFLRFINPAIVSPLEMGIVSRQPPASVKRGLMLMSKILQNIANHVEFSKEQHMVPFNDFLRANFENGRRFFFQIASDCETVDQASHTMSFISDGNVLALHRLLWSHQERIGDYLSSSRDQKAVGRRPFDKMATLLAYLGPPEHKPVDSQIPLSRSLLFPSYSRWSSMDMSSSRFEEIMTKHNILEKDEFKSIKSLNIFYQAGTSKLGNPVFYYIARRYKIGETNGDLLIYHVILTLKQFCHAPFELVVDFTHTCSDNRFRTEYLQKWFTVLPEVAYENLHAAYIYNCNSWVREYTKYHDRIFAPLKGNRKLIFIEAPGRLNDYIEPEQQKLPGATLSLDEDLKVFNNALKLSHKDTKVAVKVGPTAIQITCAEKTKVLAHSILLNDVYYASEIEEVCLVDDNQFTLTIANESGPLSFIHNDCDTIVQSVIHIRNRWELSQPETVSVHQKIRPKDVPGTLLNMALLNLGSSDPNLRTAAYNQLCALTATFDLKIEGQLLETSGLCIPSNNTIFIKSVSEKLAYNEPHLTLEFLEECIQGFRGSTIELKHLCLEYMTPWLANLVRFCKHPDETKRTKVAIILDKLITLTIEEVEMYPSIQAKIWGSIGQVPELIDMVLDSFIKRSVTAGLGSFKAEVMADTAVALASANVQLVAKKVIGRLCRVLDRTCTSPTPLLEQHVNWDDIAILARYLLMLSFNNCLDVARHLPYLFHIVSFLVCCGSLSMRASCHGLVINIIHSLCTCTTPSFSEDTLRVLRLSLDEFSLPKFYLLFGISKVKSAAVTAFRSSYRHTSDKLFGSERSFSGSKADRERLSLTSLEVIVDALLEIMEACMRDIPECDWLQTWTVLSKNFAYCYNPALQPRALIVFGCISKGASDIDVKQLLRILVKALESFNDMVLLEALIMCLTRLQPLLRQDSPIHRALFWVAVSVLQLDEQSLYASGLALLEQNLHTLDSQGIFETKSLESIMMATREPLEWHFKQLDHAVGLSFRCKTDFYPFSYYPDPNFGAAYFHFALVGHLLKGFRHPSPTTVSRTTRVLTMLLAIVAKPAKRDKFEVTPESVAYLAALVSVSDEVRSRCHVRHSVARVMQAEQAGNGGGLADLAQIMPQQPQSLQTRRQKSWELLDQSTLGSVVAARPPPQQQARSARVSVSNENNVLLDPEVLDDFPTQALVLTVLATLTKYSTEDAETRILYEYLAEASIVFPKVFGVIHSLLDANIQKVLTLCHDQEILGAVQAIIQNMIACEDASQQQLHYLQSCGFGGLWRFAGPFKCASCAEHAQLFVNCLEAMVETCLHVEEDGSEITQYPSMLSVSSNMNLSSSMSSLTLGSPTEKDYVDGFGACCSNDSRSLLHQSPVLCSNSSSGPSPLVAKQRSLKSHKPMGPHSPPNK is encoded by the exons ATGGCCACTCAGAAACCCGTCGAATGGGTGTCGTCGCTTATCATCCGTTTCGAGGAACAG CTGCCATGCCGGACAGGGCCTCTCACCACGCATTCCAGGGTGAATATGGACCAGAACAAGCGGTGCCTCATCGAGATCAGCAGGCACCGGTTCTCTCTAGTCATTTCTGGGCTGACCAAAATTTTGCAGAGGGTCAATGAATTG TGTTTGATTAGTGGTCCTCGTCCCCACGGGCCAGACTATGAGCGCAATTTAAACGAAAGCTTACTCATTGTATTGGACACCCTAGAGCAGTGTCTGAGCGGACAACCTAAAGACACAGCCAGATTTGACGAAAACATGAATGTTAAACTGCTGCTAAGAGAAATTTGCCAATTCATTGGCaatg atcccatccaCGAGGCTGCGAATTGCGTGAACGTGAAGAATTTAGCCTCCAAGGTTCTATTTGCTCTAAGCTTGAACTTTTTCAATGCTGTTTTCAATAGAATTTCAGCCAG GCTCCAAGAGCTGAGCGCATGCAATGATGAAAATCCAGATTACAGTGACCTGGAGCTGATTCAGCACATCAATGTTGATGCAGTCAGATTGGCAAAGCTTTTGAGTg AAACCAACGCCAAGTTTCGTCTGCTGAAAAAATCAGCACACTTGGTGCTGATTAACTCCTTAGAGAAAGCCATCTGGAACTGGATGGACACGTATCCTCAGGAGTTTGCTGAGCTGCAGAAAAATCCTAATGAAGATTTATCAAAAAACTGCGAAGTTCTTTTTGACATTCTCGACGGATTCGCTGACAACAAGAAGGGTAGAGCGGCAGTGTGGCCCCTTCAAATAGTCCTTCTTCTCCTGTCGccg AAAGTGCTTGAGGAGATAATGAATGCAGACAGCGGCGCTCCTTGTTCGCCACGCCACTCCAAAAAGAAGCAGTTCATTGATGTCGTCAAGAGGGCTGTGGGATCTCATGGCGCTTCCAAACAGCAAACTGAGGCCGCAGCAGTTACCTGCGTCAAACTGTGCAAAGCCTCCACAtacattaataatatatttgattcCAATCACACTGCATTTGTCTTAGTACAAAGCATCATAAATGATCTCAAA ACCTTGCTCTTCAGTCCTCCTAAGCAGTTTTCTAGAGGACAGACTTTTATGGCGCATGATATTGATCTCATGATTGACTGCTTTGTCTCTTGCTTTCGTATTAAGCCCCACAATAATGAGGCACTCAAAGTTTGCCTGAATCCGAATTCCCCACCAACTTACCACCTGGTATTGGTCAGCTCCTTATTCAG gaTAATCACTCAACCTCGACTTCCATGGTGGCCCCAAATCGATTTAGTTTACAACAAATCCTCAGAGCTTAGAAGCATGTTTACGGACACATTGAACAAAGTAACTCAAGGCTGCATATCAAGCACGCCGCTAAGAATGATTCAG TCTTTGGCTTTAAAAGGCCCTGGAAATTCCAAGTTCAGAGAGAAGGGTGAAGAGGTGCCTAGCTATAAAAACCTCCTGCTTTGGATGGTGCGCCTCATCCACGCTGACCCAATGCTGATGCTGAAT aACCAAGGAAAGGCTGGACATGAGATCCAAAGCTCGACTCTTGAGTTGATCAACGGGCTCGTCTCTTTGGTGCACCAACCAACTATGCCAGACGTGGCTCAGGAGGCCATGGAAGCGCTGTTGGTACTCCACCATCCTGATAAAATAGAAATGTGGAACCCCGAGGCGCCTATAAACACCTTCTGGGATGTCAGCTCCCAAGTGTTGTTTTCCATTTCACAGAAGTTGATTCAGCATCAAATCATGAACTACTCAGATATCCTCAAGTGGCTGCGCGAGATTTTGGTCTgcagaaatgcatttttattgcggcACAAGGACTATGCCCACGTCGGCAGTCACATAGCCATATGCAAACAAGCTCAAATTAAACTTGAG GTGGTGTTTTTCATGTATTTGTGGAGTATCGACTTGGAGGCAGTGGTCGTTGCCATGTCTTGCTTCGCTCTGCTTTGCGAGGAAGCTGACGTACGTTGTGGCACTGATGAAGGAGCAGCTGCCACCACCCTTCTTCCTAACTACACGGTTTACCAGGAACTGGCTGCCGCGTCAACCCTTCTCACCACAG GTCGAGCTGCGCTGCAGAAACAGATCATGGCTCTGCTGAGGAAAATTGAGCACTGCGTCAATGGAGTTCAACCT GCTTGGGAGGAGACTTTCCGGAATTGGGAAGCAAGCACCCGTCTGCTCACCTCATATCCGAAGACAAAACTCGATGAAAGTCAAGTGGAAGCTTTCCACCGAGCAATGGGCAAACGCCGAGCATCGCACCACAATTCCGAGCATGAGTTGGAG GATCAAATAAACGAATGGGCCAACATGACTGGATTTTTGTGCGCTCTGGGTGGAGTATGCTTGCAACGTAAGTCGTCCTCTCGACCAGCACTGAGCGCTAGCTCCTCGACATCATCAGTCTCAGGAAGTTCTGAAGGCAGAAAAGTCAGCGTCCTTCCTCCTGGTGGACAGGATGTCCAATACTGCCCTGTGACTca ATTCGTTGGTCAACTCTTGCGTCTCCTGGTCTGCAGCAATGAGAAATTTGGGgctcaaattcaaaagcatGTCAAAGAACTTGTTGGCCACGACATGCACCCAGCACTATATCCTATTCTTTTCGACCAGATAAAATCGATCGTGGAAAAATTCTTTGACTCTCAGGGACAG GTGGTTGAGTCTGATGTTAACACTCAATTTATTGAGCATACCatatttatcatgaaaaacGTGTTGGAGAGCAAAACTGACCAGCCATCCGAACACCTTGGTGCAACATCGATTGAGGGCATGATGTTGGCAATCGTCCGCTACGTCAGACACCTTAACATGACTGTCCATGCCATTcacatcaaaacaaaattgtgccAACTTGTGGAGGTCATGATGAAGAGGAGGGATGATTTGGCCTTCAGGCAGGAAATGAAATTCAGAAACAAACTGGTCGAGTACTTGACCGATTGGGTCATGGGCACTTCTCACCAAATCCAGCCACCATCGTCAGGAGATGTCTCCATAATGACCAGGGATCTGGATCAAGCTTGCATGGAGGCAGTTGCTGCTCTTCTCAGGGGCCTGCCTCTTCAGCCCGAGGAGTCTGATCGCGGTGACCTGATGGAAGCTAAGAGCCAGctgtttttaaa ATATTTTACGCTTTTTATGAACCTAATGAATGACTGTAATGAGGCACAAGAACTGGAGAAGGACATGTCCAGGCAGAGGATGTCTGCTGGCAAATTGAACACCTTGAGAAACGTCACCATCCAAGCTATGTCCAATTTGCTGTCGGCCAACATTGACAGTGGCCTCATGCATTCCATTG ATCTGGGATACAACCGAGACTTGCAAACCAGAGCAGCATTCATGGAAGTGCttactaaaattttgcagcagGGCACAGAATTCGACACTCTTGCTGAAACAGTTCTCGCAGATAGATTTGAGCAATTAGTTCAGCTGGTCACCATGATCAGTGACAAAGGAGAACTCCCAATAGCAATGGCACTGGCAAATGTAGTGACAACCTCTCAAATG GATGAGTTAGCAAAAGTTCTGGTGACTTTATTTGACGCCAAGCATCTCCTCAGCCCACTCTTGTGGAACATGTTCTACAGAGAAGTGGAAGTGTCTGACTGCATGCAGACCCTTTTCAGGGGCAATTCTCTTGGCAGTAAAATAATGGccttttgctttaaaatctaCGGCGCCTCATACCTTCAATGCCTACTTGAGCCACTTATCCAGCCATTGCTTGACGAACCAGGAACATCCTTTGAAGTTGACCCTGCCAGACTCGATCCAACTGAGGATATAGAGAAGAACCGGTACAACCTACGCACCCTCACTCAAAGAGTGTTTGACGCCATTGTGTCATCAGCAGACAA atTTCCATCACAGTTGCGGAGCATGTGTCACTGTCTGTACCAAGTGCTGACAAAAAGATTCCCACTTTTCCAGCAAAACAACATTGGAGCTGTTGGGACTGTAATTTTCCTTCGGTTTATCAATCCAGCAATTG tTTCCCCACTTGAGATGGGAATTGTCAGTCGGCAACCTCCTGCTTCAGTAAAGAGAGGTCTAATGTTGATGTCAAAAATATTGCAGAATATTGCAAATCACGTTGAATTCAGTAAGGAACAACACATGGTTCCATTCAACGACTTCCTGAGGGCAAACTTTGAGAACGGGCgaag atttttctttcaaattgccTCCGACTGCGAGACAGTTGATCAAGCCAGCCACACCATGTCCTTCATCAGTGACGGCAATGTTCTCGCCTTACATCGTCTTCTGTGGTCCCATCAGGAGCGGATTGGAGACTACTTGTCCAGCAGCAGAGATCAAAAAGCTGTAGGAAGGAGGCCCTTCGATAAAATGGCTACACTTTTGGCCTACCTTGGTCCACCTGAACATAAGCCAGTCGATTCTCA AATTCCCTTGTCAAGAAGCCTACTCTTCCCATCCTATTCCCGCTGGAGCTCGATGGACATGTCCAGCAGCAGATTTGAAGAAATCATGACAAAGCACAATATACTTGAGAAGGACGAGTtcaaatcaatcaaatcaCTTAATATTTTCTACCAAGCTGGCACCTCTAAACTAGGAAATCccgtattttattatattgctAGAAGATACAA AATTGGGGAGACCAATGGCGATCTATTAATATACCATGtaattttgactttgaaacaattttgtcaTGCACCATTTGAGCTTGTAGTTGACTTTACGCACACTTGCAGTGATAATCGATTCCG gaCTGAGTATTTGCAAAAGTGGTTCACAGTTTTGCCAGAGGTTGCTTATGAAAACTTGCATGCAGCATATATTTACAACTGCAACTCTTGGGTTCGAGAATACACCAAATATCATGATCGAATATTTGCACCTTTAAAG ggAAACAGAAAACTGATATTTATTGAAGCGCCTGGTCGGCTAAATGACTACATTGAGCCAGAGCAGCAAAAGTTACCAGGCGCTACACTCTCACTTGATGAGGATCTCAAAGTCTTCAATAATGCATTGAAACTATCACATAAAGACACCAAGGTTGCAGTCAAG GTTGGACCAACTGCAATTCAAATTACGTGTGCTGAAAAAACTAAAGTTTTGGCTCACTCCATTCTTTTGAATGATGTATACTACGCTTCGGAAATTGAGGAGGTTTGCTTAGTGGATGACAATCAGTTCACTCTGACAATAGCAAACGAGTCTGGTCCGCTGTCTTTCATCCACAACGATTGTGACACCATTGTTCAGTCTGTCATCCACATTAGAAACCGCTGGGAACTGTCACAACCC GAAACTGTGTCAGTGCACCAAAAGATCAGACCAAAAGACGTTCCTGGCACCCTTTTGAATATGGCCTTGCTGAACCTGGGTTCTTCTGACCCAAACCTTCGTACTGCTGCTTACAATCAGTTGTGCGCCCTCACTGCTACGTTTGATTTGAAGATTGAAGGGCAGCTTTTGGAAACCTCAg GACTGTGTATACCAAGCAACAACaccattttcattaaatcggTCAGCGAAAAGTTGGCCTACAACGAACCACACTTGACTCTGGAATTTCTGGAGGAATGCATTCAGGGCTTCCGTGGCTCTACAATTGAACTGAAGCATTTGTGTTTAGAGTATATGACACCATGGCTTGCTAATCTAGTCAG attttgcaaaCACCCTGATGAGACTAAGAGGACCAAAGTGGCCATTATTCTGGACAAACTGATTACTTTAACCATTGAAGAGGTAGAAATGTATCCTTCAATCCAAGCAAAGATCTGGGGGAGTATAGGACAA GTTCCTGAGCTTATTGACATGGTCCTGGACAGTTTCATCAAACGCTCAGTGACTGCTGGTCTTGGCTCCTTCAAAGCTGAGGTCATGGCAGACACAGCCGTGGCCCTAGCCTCTGCGAATGTCCAGTTGGTGGCCAAGAAGGTCATTGGCAGGCTCTGCAGG gtTCTGGACCGCACTTGCACATCGCCAACCCCCCTGTTGGAGCAGCACGTCAACTGGGACGACATTGCAATCCTGGCCCGCTACTTGCTCATGTTGTCGTTTAACAACTGCTTGGACGTGGCCAGACACTTACCGTACTTATTCCACATCGTAAGCTTCCTTGTTTGCTGTGGTTCACTGAGCATGCGAGCTTCGTGCCATGGCCTTGTCATCAACATCATCCATTCCCTTTGTACCTGTACCACTCCAAGCTTCTCAG AGGACACACTGAGGGTCCTGAGGCTGTCGCTCGATGAATTTTCTCTTCCAAAGTTCTACTTACTTTTTGGCATAAGCAAAGTGAAATCGGCAGCAGTAACTGCTTTTCGCTCCAGCTACCGGCACACAAGTGACAAATT GTTTGGCAGCGAGAGGAGCTTTTCAGGCTCTAAAGCAGACAGGGAGCGGCTCTCACTAACCTCTCTGGAGGTTATAGTCGACGCTTTGCTTGAAATAATGGAAGCGTGCATGCGAGACATTCCTGAATGCGACTGGCTGCAAACGTGGACGGTTCTCTCAAAGAATTTCGCCTACTGCTACAACCCTGCACTGCAGCCACGAGCACTCATTGTCTTTGGTTGCATAAGCAAGGGCGCGTCTGACATCGACGTGAAGCAGCTCCTTCGCATTTTGGTCAAAGCGCTGGAAAGCTTCAACGATATGGTCTTACTTGAGGCGCTGATTATGTGTCTGACTAGGCTGCAGCCACTCCTTAGACAG GACTCTCCAATCCACAGGGCTCTCTTTTGGGTAGCTGTGTCCGTTCTTCAGCTGGACGAACAGTCCCTTTACGCCTCAGGATTAGCACTTCTGGAGCAGAATTTGCACACTCTTGATTCGCAGGGTATTTTTGAGACGAAG TCTCTTGAATCAATTATGATGGCAACCAGGGAGCCACTAGAGTGGCATTTCAAACAATTAGATCATGCAGTTGGTCTCAGCTTCAGATGTAAGACTGACTTCTATCCTTTTTCCTATTATCCTGATCCTAATTTCGGAGCAGCCTATTTCCACTTTGCACTTGTTGGGCATCTCCTCAAAGGGTTCCGACACCCTTCTCCAACTACTGTGTCAAGAACTACAAGAGTTTTGACCATGCTCTTAGCAATAGTGGCAAAACCAGCAAAAAGGGATAAATTTGAAGTCACTCCAGAGAGTGTTGCTTACTTAGCTG cTCTTGTGTCCGTGTCTGATGAAGTACGCAGTCGTTGTCACGTAAGACACTCTGTTGCCAGAGTCATGCAAGCTGAGCAAGCAGGCAATGGAGGTGGACTTGCTGATTTGGCTCAAATCATGCCCCAACAg CCGCAGTCATTACAAACAAGGCGTCAAAAGTCCTGGGAGCTGCTGGACCAGAGTACCCTTGGGTCTGTGGTTGCAGCACGACCGCCACCCCAGCAACAG GCTCGGAGTGCTCGCGTTTCTGTCTCTAATGAAAACAACGTTCTGCTGGACCCAGAGGTCCTCGACGACTTCCCAACCCAAGCCCTGGTGCTGACGGTTCTGGCCACCCTTACCAAATACTCAACTGAAGACGCTGAGACCAGAATTCTCTACGAATATTTAGCTGAGGCTTCCATTGTCTTTCCAAAAGTTTTTGGCGTAAT TCACAGCTTACTTGACGCCAACATCCAAAAGGTGCTGACTCTATGCCACGACCAAGAGATTCTTGGCGCGGTGCAGGCCATCATCCAGAACATGATAGCTTGCGAGGACGCAAGTCAACAGCAGCTCCACTATCTGCAGTCTTGCGGCTTTGGCGGTCTCTGGCGTTTTGCTGGCCCATTCAAGTGCGCCAGCTGCGCCGAGCATGCCCAGCTGTTTGTCAACTGCCTTGAAGCGATGGTTGAGACGTGTCTGCACGTCGAGGAGGATGGCAGCGAGATCACGCAGTACCCTTCCATGCTGAGTGTCAGCTCCAACATGAACCTGTCATCCTCCATGTCCAGCCTCACACTCGGATCTCCTACAGAAAAAG ACTACGTTGACGGATTTGGCGCGTGCTGCTCAAATGACTCGCGTTCGCTGCTGCACCAATCTCCAGTTCTCTGCTCCAACTCTTCCTCAGGGCCCTCTCCACTGGTGGCAAAGCAGCGCAGTTTGAAGAGCCACAAGCCGATGGGTCCGCACTCACCACCAAATAAATAG